Part of the Jatrophihabitans sp. GAS493 genome, CCGGCTCCGGGCCTGTCCACCAGGACAGACCCGGAGCCGTTTCTCGTTTCTGACCGGCTGGTTCCGACACTGATCGCTGCGATCGGCCGCTACGGCTGGGCCCTACGGCTGGCCCCTACGGCTGGGCCGTGAACGTCACTTCAACCCCGCCGGCGCTCGGATCGACGAAGGCACCGAGACGGGCGCCCTCGGCGATGGTCTCCCGGCGCTGGGCGGCGGTGACCCGGCTGAAGAGCTGAATCGCCAGCCGCAGCGTCTGGCCGGGCTTGCCCTTCTCGATTCGCCAGGTGCCGGCGACGAAGCCGTCGACCAGCACCGTCGAGCTGATGAGCCCGTTCTGACTCATGATCTGCAGCCGATGCCGGTCATCGAAGACGTGACTGCGCTCGGCATGGGAGAGCAGGATGTTGTCGAACTCGGCGAGCAGGCGAACCGGAGCCGAGGTCTGCCCGTCGATCAGCTCGCCGTCCTCGCTGTCCAGCAGTTCGCGCCCGTCGGCGTCGAGGTAGCGACGTAGCGGCAACTCGTCGGCGACCTCGCGCAGCCTGGTCAGCCCCGACCACTTCTGCACGTCGGCCACACTGGCCGGACCGAAGGCCGACAGGTACCGCTGCACCAGACGTCCGAGGCGGGTCACGAGCGGTTCGGCCGGCTGCTCCGCCGCCGCCACGCCGAGCCAGTGCTCGGCCGTGTCATAGGTGGTCTGCCCCGAACGCCCCCACAACCCCCGCGGCGGGAGTTGCACCAGCGGGACCCAGGTCCGGATCGCCTGGGCCAGCGCGGACGGCTCGACGTCCGGCCAGCGCCGCCCCAACTCCGCTCCGAGGATGGCCGCGGTGCAGCGAGACTCCTCGACGACGTGGCGGCCGGCCGTGGTGAGTTCCTCCCGGTCGACGCCGGCCGTCACCAGCGCCCGGTTGAAGGGTGACGAGGCGAAGGCGCGGTCGAGCATTGGCTGTAGCAGCGGGCGGAGTGTCAGCGCGTCGGGCGAGGTCATCAGATGCACCGTGCTGCGCATCATCACCAGACGACTCACCTGCCGGTTCACCAGCAGCTGGGAGAGGTCGTCCGGGGCGAAGTCGGCCAGCCGCGACCAGAGTCCGTAGTACGGCGGCGTCGGGGCCTGAGACTGCAGCCCGATCAGGTGCCCGATCGCCTCGACCACCGAGAGGTTGCTCCGCTCCAGCAGGAGCTGGCGCTGCAGCAGAGTGCGGTTGCGGGTGCGGCGGTCGATCCGGTCGGCGCTCATCGGGTGCCGGTCACCAGTAGCGCACCCCAGGTGCCGAGCAGCATCAGCGGCACCCCGCCGATGCCCACCGCCGCGAACGTCCAGGCCGATACGTGCACCCCGCGGGCCTTGCAGCGCTCCCGCCACAGCAGGGTGGCCAACGATCCCCAGAGCAGCACCAGCGGCCCGGCGTTCGTCCCGAGAAGGGCGGAGAAGAGCTGTGTCGTATGACCCGGGGGGATCGTCGTCTCGACGGCCAGGTACGCGGGCAGGTTGTTCACCGCGTTGCTGGCGCCGGCCGAGACGGCGGTGGTGGCCAGCGTGTTGTCACCGGTGAGCCGCTCGATGAGGCGGGTTCCGCCGTGGTCGGCCAGTGCGCTGACGGTGAGGAAGAGGCCCTCGGTGAGGACCAGGATGCGCCAGGGCAGCAGCGACCAGGAGAGCGCGCGCCGCTGTCGGATTAGGAAGACGACGGTGGCGGCGCCGGCACAACCGACGGCGACGGCCCACGGCGCGGCGCCGGCGAGGACGCCGGGGGCGAGGGCGATGCAGGCCAGCGCGCAGACTCGAAACGTCCAGATGTCCTCGGGGGCCACCGGCTCGGGTGAGGTGTAGCGGGTGCGCAGATCCCGCCGGTATAGAAACCCGAGATAGATGACGGTGAAACTGACCGCGACGACCTCCGGCAGGGCCATCCGACCGGCGAAGCGCAGCGCGGAGATGCTGGCGTGCTGGACGGCGAGCAGGTTGGTCAGGTTCGAGACGGGCAGCAGCAGGCTGGCGGTGTTGGCCAGCCAGACCGCGAGGAGCGCGAACGGCAGCGGCCGCAGACCCAGCCGGTCGGTGAGGCTGAGCACGACGGGCGTCAGCAGCACCGCCGTGGTGTCGAGGCTCATCCCGATGGTGGTCAGCGTGCCGAGCAGGCTGATCAGGAGGAAGAGGCGGATGGTCGAGCCCCGGGCGGCCCGGGCGCAGGCGCGGGCCGCGGCGTCGAAGACTCCGGCGCGGTCAGCCAGTTCGGCCAGGACCGTGATCGCGAGCAGGAAGACCAGGATCGGGCCGGCCCGCGTGATCGCCACGTCGCGGGCGCGGTCGGGCGGCAGCCATCCGGTGACGACCACAACCAGACCGGCTAAGCCGAGGATCGCCCACACCGGGACAACTCTGCCAGACCGGGCTGACTACCGGGCCAGCCCGCGCGGCGGGCGATGCGACGGCTTACCGGGCCAGAAGTTGCGGGACCTCGCCCAGGCTCACGGTGCGCTCGATTCCGAGGTCGAGCAGCATCTCGGCCGCGACCGACTGCTGCTCCGCGGTGAGGGTGGCCGGGCAGGCGGAGCCACCGGCCAGACCGGCCAGCGTGTCAGTCAGCCGCGTCGAACCGCGCTGTCCGGTCCGCAGGTACAGCACCACACCGTTGCCCCACCGGCCGAGCTCCTCGAGGGCGGCCTGCAGGCGCTCGCCACACGGGCATCCGAAGGACCCGAAGACATCGCCGATGACGCACTCGGCGTGCAGGTAGACCGACGGCGGCCGGGTCGCCGTCCAGGTGCGGGCCTCAACCAGCGCCAAGTGCTCGGCGCCGTCGATCGTCGACCGGAAACCCACGGCGGTGAAGTTGCCGGCCGGAAGCGGCAGCCGGGCCTCGGCCTCCTGCTGAACCTGACGCTCGGTACGCAGCCGGTGGGCCTTCACCTGCCGGATCTCGACCACCTGCAGTTCGTGGGTCGCGGCAAAACTCCGCAGCTCCTGCGGTGCGGCCAGCTCCGTCGGGTTTAACTCGCTGACGACCGAGGCGAGCACGGCCACCGGCCGGAGCTCGGCCAGTGCCGCGAGGTCAGCCGAGGCCTCGGTGAGCCCGGCCCGGGCCAGCACGCCTCCGTTGACCGCGCGCACCGGAACGAGGTGGCCGGGTCGGCGCAGGTCGGCCGGTAGGGTCGTCGGGTCGGCCAGCAGTCGCGCCGTCCGAGCCCGGTCGAAGGCGGAGATGCCGGTGCTGATCCCCTCCGATGCATCCACGGAGACGGCGAACGCGGTCTGGCCGCGGTCCTGGTTCTGCGAGGTCATCGGTGGCAGCCCGAGGCGATCGGCCAGGTCGGCCGGAAGGGCCGCGCAGACGAAACCCGAACTGTGCCGGACCAGGAAGGCCATGGCCTCGGTGGTGACCGCCGCCGCGGCGACGACCAACACGCCCTCGCCCGTTCCGGTGGTGGTGTCGATCAGGATGACCGGACGCCCGGCGGCGAGTTCCTGCGCGGCGCGGGTCACTTCGGGCACACCCAGCTCGACCGGGGTCAGCGTCAGGGAGCGGGACATGTCAGGCCTCCAGCCGGCGGAATCGACTGGCGTGGAAAACCAGCGGGGCGACCTCGGGGTAGGACTGAACCGCGATCACCCGCAGCAGCACGATGTCATGGTCACCGGCCCGTACCTCGTTCTCGATCGAGCACTCCAGGCGCAGCGCGGAGCCGTCGATGAACACCGCACCGTTCGCGCTCTCCTCCCAGCCGACCTGGTCGAATCGCTCGGCCGCCCGGGCGGAGAGGCGGCGAGCCACCTCGTGGTGATCGGCCGCCAGCACGCTGACGCCCAGCCGGGCCGCCGGGCGTAGCCGGGGCCAGGTGGTGGAGGTGTGCGCGACGCAGACCGAGACGAGCGGCGGCTCAAGCGACACCGAGGTGAAGGAGCTGGCGACGAGGCCGGTCGGCTCGCCGTCAATGGTTGCGCAGACGGCGGTGACGCCGCTCGGGTGCGAGCCGAAGGCACTGCGCAGCACCTCGCCGCTGAGCTGGTCGTGGGTCAGCACGGTCATGACACCCTCGCCCCGGCACCCTCGGTCAGGAAGCGTTGCGCGCCGTCGACCCAGGGCTGTAGGGCGGCCGAGGTCTCCCACTCCGAGTCGAGTAGGTACAGCGCCCGCGACGGGAGCGACGCTCCGAGCTCAACCAGCACCGGCTTGAGCAGAAGCTCCGGGGCCAGCGCGTGCTGCGGCCCGGCCCCCAGCATGATCGCAAAGGCGGTGACACCGTCCAGTCCGTTGCTCGGGAACTGGTCGAGGAAGAGTTTCAGCAGGCCGGTGTAGGTGGCCTTGTAGGTGGGCGAGGCGCAGATCAGGTAGTCGCTCTGCTGTACCGCCGCCACTGCCTGCGCCACCGCTGGGTCACCCCAGCCGATCAGTCCAGGGCCGAGGGTGACGACGTCCACCACCACGTCCGCCGGCCGTCCGGTGAGCCGCTCGGCCACCAGGGTCGCCGCCGCGAGCGTGCGTGAGTTCGGCTTCGGGTTGCCGGCTACCACTGCTACCTTCATCGACTTGCCCATCCCCAATTACTGTTTGCCTATCGTCTTGATAGGGAAACTGTACTACGGGGAGCGCTCGCGCCACTGTCGTCAGTGTCACCGCTTTTGGCACAGCGACCGGGAATATCCCTGCAGGTGTGCCAAAAGCGTTGGTCGTTTAGGCGGGCTCCAGCACGAAGACGGGGATCTCGCGAGACGTCTTCGTCTGGTAGTCGGCGTAGGAGGGGTAGGCCTCGACGGCCCGTTCCCACCACTGGCTGCGCTCCTCGCCGGTGGCCAGGTGGGCCACCATGTCCTGGCGGGTCGGGCCGTCCTGCAGCTCGACCTGCGGGTCGGCGGCGAGGTTGTAGTACCAGACCGGGTGGGTCGGGGCGCCTCCCTGGGAGGCGACGACCGCGTACTGGCCCTCATGCTCGACGCGCATCAGTGGGGTCTTGCGGATCTTGCCGGATTTGGCGCCGACGCTGGTCAGCACGATCACCGGTAGCCCGAAGAGGGTCGTCCCCTCGGTGCCGTCGGAGGACTCGTAGAGCTCGACCTGATCCCGGGAGCGCTTGGACGGACTCGGTTCATATTCACCTTGTAGAGGCATGACTCCATTTAACCGCCGGTATGCGGTTGTGCACAGCTCTGGAGTCTCTCAAGCACCGCGGGCGTGCCAGATTCCGGGATCAGTCCGGGTCGGCGGCGCTGAGCCGGCTCAGGATCTGCATCAGGGTGGCCCGGTCGGCGGCGCTCAGAGTGCCGAAGAAGTTGGCCGCCTCGGTGCGGCGGGCGTCCCGGATACTGCGGTTCAGCTCGTCGCCGGCGGTGGTGAGCTCGACCAGCGTGGCACGCCGATCGGCCGGATCCGGGTGTCGCCCGACCAGGCCGCGCTCTTCGAGGGTGTCGATCACCTCGGTCGTCGAGCGGGCGGCTATCCGTAGATGATCGGAGAGTTCGCTCAACCGCATTGCACCGTGACGCTGCAGGACCCCGAGGGCCCGCGAGAGGGAGGGGGTGATCTCCAACGGTGCCAGCGTCTGGAGCGAGAGCCCCCGCAGCCGCCGGGCCACCCCCCAGAAGGCCTCGACCAGCGTCTCCTCGTTGACCGCGCTACTGGGTTCGCGCTCCTCCGCCGTCATCGGAATAGATTATCAGCAGAAGCTGTTGTAGCCTCATATTGAGGTTACCTCAGTAACAAATACGCAAGCATCTACTCCTATTCAGGGAGGTACGTCTTTTGCCGACGCAGACCCGAACCGAAAACCACATCACCCCGGACGCCGCCCCTCGCGGGTCGAACGGGGAGCCTACTGAGCATCGTCGGGGTGGCCCCCGTTCGGTCAGTGCGGCCGACAAGGCCCGCGCCCGAGAGGTCTCTCTGGGGCGCATCGCCCGCCTCTTCACCCCCTACCGTCTCGCGCTGACCGTCGTCACCGCGATCATCGTCGCGTCATCGATCGTCGCGATGGCCTCGCCCTTCCTGCTGCGCGCCGTCATCGACCAGGCCCTGCCTGAGCAGAACCTCCGGCTGCTGGTCTGGTTGGTGGTCGGCATGGTCGCCGTCGCCGCGGTCACCTCTGCCCTGGGCGTGATGCAGACGTGGATCAGCACGAAGGTCGGCCAGCAGGTCATGCACCGGCTGCGCACCGACGTCTTCGCCCATCTCCAGCGCCAGTCGATCGCATTCTTCACGCGGACGCGCACCGGCGAGGTGCAGTCCCGCATCACCAACGACATCGGCGGGATGGAATCGGTGGTCACCTCGACCGCGACATCGATCGCCTCCAACCTCACCACCGCGATCGCCACTGCCGTGGCGATGGTGGCGCTCTCCTGGCAGCTCTCGCTGGTCTCGCTGGTGGTCATGCCGCCGGCGATCTACCTGACCCGCAAGGTCGCCCGCATGCGTCGTGCGATCACCGCCGAACGGCAGCGGGAACTCGCCGATCTCAACGTCACCATCGAAGAGGGGCTGTCGATCAGCGGCGTCCAGCTCAGCAAGACGATGGGCACCGGGGCCGCCCTCATCGAACGCTTCACCGAGTCGTCCAAGCGGCTCATTGACCTGGAGCTGCGTTCCGAGCTCGCCGGTCGCTGGCGGATGGCGTCGATGAGCGTTATTTTCGCGGCGATTCCGGCCGTCATCTACCTGAGCGCCGGGCTGCCGGCGACCGCGGGAAAGCTGAGCATCGGCACCCTGGTCGCCTTCACCGCGCTGCAGTCCAACCTCTTCCGCCCGCTGATGGGGCTGCTCGGGGTCGGAGTCACGCTCACCAGTTCGCTGGCCCTCTTCGCGCGGATCTTCGAGTACCTCGACCTGCCGATCGATGTCGCCGATCCGGCGCACCCGGTGGCCGTGGACCCGGCACGCTCGGCCGGTCACGTCCGCTTCGAGGACGTCACGTTCCGCTACCCGGGCAGCGACAGCGCGGCCTTGAACGCCGTGAGTGTGGACGTCGCGCCCGGCTCGACGCTGGCCATCGTCGGAGAGACCGGCTCCGGCAAGAGCACGCTCGCCGCGCTGACTGCCCGTCTCTACGATCCGAGCGGCGGCCGGATCACCATCGACGGCGTCGACCTGCGCGACCTGCGCCTGGCCGATCTCTCCGAGATCGTCGGGGTGGTGAGCCAGGAGACGTACCTGCTGCACACGACGGTGCGGGAGAACCTGCGCTACGCCAAGCCGTCGGCGACGGACGCCGAGATCGAGCAGGCGGCCCAGGCGGCCCAGATCCACGGGCTGATCATGGGACTTCCGCAGGGTTACGACACGATGGTCGGATCGCGGGGTCACCGCTTCTCCGGCGGGGAGAAGCAGCGGATCGCGATCGCCCGGACGCTGCTGCGCAACCCGCGGGTGCTGGTCCTGGACGAGGCGACCAGCGCCCTGGACAACGACACCGAACGGGCCGTCCAGCGGGCCTTCGACGAGTTGTCGGCCGGCCGGACGACGATCACCATCGCCCACCGCCTCTCGACGGTCCGCGATGCGGATCAGATCGTGGTGCTTGACCACGGCCGCGTCATCGAGACGGGAACTCACCACAGTCTCCTCCAGGAGAACGGACGCTACGCCGGACTGGCGGCCTGACAACGGAGCCTGTGAAGTAGCGTCGCAGGCATGGTTGACGGGCCGAAGGCGGAGGCGTCCGAGGTGCGTCAACACTGGCAGTCGCTGGGCCTGCCGGGGCTGGCTGACATCCATGTGCACTTCATGCCGGAGCCGATGCATCGCAAGGTGCAGGGTTTCTTCGACAATGCCGAGATCAACTACGGCCGGGCCTGGCCGGTGCACTACCGCGGCACCGAGGAGCAGCGACTGCGGCTGCTGCGTGACTTCGGGCTTCGCGGGATCCCGTCGCTGACCTATCCGCACAAGCCGGGGATGGCCGCCTGGCTCAACGACTGGTGCGCGGAGTTCGCCGCCCGGGTGCCCGACGCGGTGCACTCGGCGACGCTATATCCGGAGGAGGGCGTCGGCGACTATGTCGAAGAGGCGCTGGCCGCCGGGGCGCGGCTGTTCAAGGTGCACGTCCAGGTCGGTCGTTTCTCACCGGCTGACGAGCTCCTCGACCCGGCGTGGGGGAAGCTACAGGAGGCCGGCGTCCCGATCGTGATTCACGCCGGTTCGGCACCGGCGCACGGGCGGTTCACCGGCGTCGGGCATGTCCGTGAACTGCTCACCCGGTTTCCCCGCCTGACCCTGGTGATCGCTCACCTCGGGATGCCGGAGTACGACGCCTTCGCCGATCTGGTCGACGATTTCGCGAACGTCCACCTGGACACCACGATGGCCGGTACCGAGTTCGCCGACGAGTACGCCCCGATGCCGGCGCAGTACGTGCAGCGGCTGGCCGATCTCGGCGACCGGGTGGTCCTCGGCGTGGATTTCCCCAATATTCCTTACCCGTATGTCACCCAGCTCCAGGCCTTGCGGCGGCTGGAGCTGGGTGACGATTGGCTACGGGCGGTGCTCTGGACGAATGGGGCCCGTCTGATGGGCCTCATCGCCTGATTAGTAGTGGTATCGCCCGAGCCGGTAGTGGATATCGCCGGAACTAGTGGTGGATGCCGGGCGGCGTCACGAAGATGGAGACCGTGGCAGTGCTGGTCGGGTCGTTCAGCTTCGTCGTGTCGATGGCCAGGTACTCCCCGTCGTCCTGCTGCCCGTTCGGCAGGATCTTCGGTGCCAGAGTGAAGGGCGCCGACGTCCCGGTGACCCCGGAGATTCCGAAGTCGTTGTCGTTGCTGACGATGAGCGTCTTCCCCTGGTCAGTGGTCGCCACGCCTTCGACCTTGTCGTGGCCGAAGAAACCGCCGGTCGGGTCCAGCCTGGTCAGCAGTCCGCCGAGGTCGACGTCGAGGGTCTTGCTCACCGGGGTGATGCCGACGCCGGCCAGGTCCGCGGTGGCGGTGGCCGTGTCGTCGGTTCCGACGTAGGCGTCGATCGACTGGGCGTTCGCGCCGACCAGCAGGCCGCCCTTGGTGGCGTCATAGGTCGCGCCGGGGACGCTGGCCTTCGGACCGACATCGGTCGCGTTCGTCAGGTCGATCGTG contains:
- a CDS encoding NADPH-dependent FMN reductase, with protein sequence MKVAVVAGNPKPNSRTLAAATLVAERLTGRPADVVVDVVTLGPGLIGWGDPAVAQAVAAVQQSDYLICASPTYKATYTGLLKLFLDQFPSNGLDGVTAFAIMLGAGPQHALAPELLLKPVLVELGASLPSRALYLLDSEWETSAALQPWVDGAQRFLTEGAGARVS
- a CDS encoding nitroreductase family deazaflavin-dependent oxidoreductase, translated to MPLQGEYEPSPSKRSRDQVELYESSDGTEGTTLFGLPVIVLTSVGAKSGKIRKTPLMRVEHEGQYAVVASQGGAPTHPVWYYNLAADPQVELQDGPTRQDMVAHLATGEERSQWWERAVEAYPSYADYQTKTSREIPVFVLEPA
- a CDS encoding MarR family winged helix-turn-helix transcriptional regulator translates to MTAEEREPSSAVNEETLVEAFWGVARRLRGLSLQTLAPLEITPSLSRALGVLQRHGAMRLSELSDHLRIAARSTTEVIDTLEERGLVGRHPDPADRRATLVELTTAGDELNRSIRDARRTEAANFFGTLSAADRATLMQILSRLSAADPD
- a CDS encoding amidohydrolase family protein; translated protein: MVDGPKAEASEVRQHWQSLGLPGLADIHVHFMPEPMHRKVQGFFDNAEINYGRAWPVHYRGTEEQRLRLLRDFGLRGIPSLTYPHKPGMAAWLNDWCAEFAARVPDAVHSATLYPEEGVGDYVEEALAAGARLFKVHVQVGRFSPADELLDPAWGKLQEAGVPIVIHAGSAPAHGRFTGVGHVRELLTRFPRLTLVIAHLGMPEYDAFADLVDDFANVHLDTTMAGTEFADEYAPMPAQYVQRLADLGDRVVLGVDFPNIPYPYVTQLQALRRLELGDDWLRAVLWTNGARLMGLIA
- a CDS encoding ABC transporter ATP-binding protein translates to MGRIARLFTPYRLALTVVTAIIVASSIVAMASPFLLRAVIDQALPEQNLRLLVWLVVGMVAVAAVTSALGVMQTWISTKVGQQVMHRLRTDVFAHLQRQSIAFFTRTRTGEVQSRITNDIGGMESVVTSTATSIASNLTTAIATAVAMVALSWQLSLVSLVVMPPAIYLTRKVARMRRAITAERQRELADLNVTIEEGLSISGVQLSKTMGTGAALIERFTESSKRLIDLELRSELAGRWRMASMSVIFAAIPAVIYLSAGLPATAGKLSIGTLVAFTALQSNLFRPLMGLLGVGVTLTSSLALFARIFEYLDLPIDVADPAHPVAVDPARSAGHVRFEDVTFRYPGSDSAALNAVSVDVAPGSTLAIVGETGSGKSTLAALTARLYDPSGGRITIDGVDLRDLRLADLSEIVGVVSQETYLLHTTVRENLRYAKPSATDAEIEQAAQAAQIHGLIMGLPQGYDTMVGSRGHRFSGGEKQRIAIARTLLRNPRVLVLDEATSALDNDTERAVQRAFDELSAGRTTITIAHRLSTVRDADQIVVLDHGRVIETGTHHSLLQENGRYAGLAA
- a CDS encoding winged helix DNA-binding domain-containing protein, with product MSADRIDRRTRNRTLLQRQLLLERSNLSVVEAIGHLIGLQSQAPTPPYYGLWSRLADFAPDDLSQLLVNRQVSRLVMMRSTVHLMTSPDALTLRPLLQPMLDRAFASSPFNRALVTAGVDREELTTAGRHVVEESRCTAAILGAELGRRWPDVEPSALAQAIRTWVPLVQLPPRGLWGRSGQTTYDTAEHWLGVAAAEQPAEPLVTRLGRLVQRYLSAFGPASVADVQKWSGLTRLREVADELPLRRYLDADGRELLDSEDGELIDGQTSAPVRLLAEFDNILLSHAERSHVFDDRHRLQIMSQNGLISSTVLVDGFVAGTWRIEKGKPGQTLRLAIQLFSRVTAAQRRETIAEGARLGAFVDPSAGGVEVTFTAQP
- a CDS encoding 3,4-dihydroxy-2-butanone-4-phosphate synthase, with the protein product MSRSLTLTPVELGVPEVTRAAQELAAGRPVILIDTTTGTGEGVLVVAAAAVTTEAMAFLVRHSSGFVCAALPADLADRLGLPPMTSQNQDRGQTAFAVSVDASEGISTGISAFDRARTARLLADPTTLPADLRRPGHLVPVRAVNGGVLARAGLTEASADLAALAELRPVAVLASVVSELNPTELAAPQELRSFAATHELQVVEIRQVKAHRLRTERQVQQEAEARLPLPAGNFTAVGFRSTIDGAEHLALVEARTWTATRPPSVYLHAECVIGDVFGSFGCPCGERLQAALEELGRWGNGVVLYLRTGQRGSTRLTDTLAGLAGGSACPATLTAEQQSVAAEMLLDLGIERTVSLGEVPQLLAR
- a CDS encoding SLC13 family permease, whose product is MWAILGLAGLVVVVTGWLPPDRARDVAITRAGPILVFLLAITVLAELADRAGVFDAAARACARAARGSTIRLFLLISLLGTLTTIGMSLDTTAVLLTPVVLSLTDRLGLRPLPFALLAVWLANTASLLLPVSNLTNLLAVQHASISALRFAGRMALPEVVAVSFTVIYLGFLYRRDLRTRYTSPEPVAPEDIWTFRVCALACIALAPGVLAGAAPWAVAVGCAGAATVVFLIRQRRALSWSLLPWRILVLTEGLFLTVSALADHGGTRLIERLTGDNTLATTAVSAGASNAVNNLPAYLAVETTIPPGHTTQLFSALLGTNAGPLVLLWGSLATLLWRERCKARGVHVSAWTFAAVGIGGVPLMLLGTWGALLVTGTR
- a CDS encoding flavin reductase family protein yields the protein MTVLTHDQLSGEVLRSAFGSHPSGVTAVCATIDGEPTGLVASSFTSVSLEPPLVSVCVAHTSTTWPRLRPAARLGVSVLAADHHEVARRLSARAAERFDQVGWEESANGAVFIDGSALRLECSIENEVRAGDHDIVLLRVIAVQSYPEVAPLVFHASRFRRLEA